Part of the Thermococcus sp. 18S1 genome, TCGCTCGTTACCACACTTAAGTGGACGCCTCACGGTACGAGCTGACGGCGGCCATGCACCTCCTCTCGGCGTGTCCGGCAAGACCTTCAGCCTGGCCTTCATCCTGCCGTCGCCCCCGGTGAGGTTCCCGGCGTTGAATCCAATTAAACCGCACGCTCCACCCCTTGTAGTGCTCCCCCGCCAATTCCTTTAAGTTTCAGCCTTGCGGCCGTACTCCCCAGGCGGCGGGCTTAACGGCTTCCCTTCGGCACCGGGCGAGCTCGAAGCTCGCCCGACACCTAGCCCGCATCCTTTACAGCCAGGACTACCCGGGTATCTAATCCGGTTCGCTCCCCTGGCCTTCGTCCCTCACCGTCGGACCCGTTCCAGCGGAGCGCCTTCGCCACTGGCGGTCCTCCTGGGATTATAGGATTTCACCCCTACCCCAGGAGTACCCTCCGCCTCTCCCGGTCCCAAGGCCCGCAGTATCCCCAGCAAGCCCCACGGTTGAGCCGTGGGATTTCGCCAGGGACTTACGGGCCCGGCTACGGACGCTTTAGGCCCAATAATAGCGGCCACCACTCGGGCCGCCGGTATTACCGCGGCGGCTGCCACCGGCCTTGCCCAGCCCTTATTCCCGGAGCTCTTTACACTCCGGAAAAGCCGTGGCGATGCCACGGCACTGGGGGTCCCCCCGTCGCGGTTGCCCGCATTGCGGAGGTTTCGCGCCTGCTGCGCCCCGTAGGGCCTGGACCCGTGTCTCAGTGTCCATCTCCGGGCTCCCACTCTCATGGCCCGTACCGATCTTCGGCTTGGTGGGCCGTTACCCCACCAACTACCTAATCGGCCGCCGGCCCATCCTCGGGCGGGCAGAGCCCCTTTCGGCCTGAGGACCTTCCAGTACCTCAGGCCTATGGGGGATTAGCCCCAGTTTCCCGGGGTTATCCCCCTCCCGAGGGTAGGTTACCGACGTGTTACTGAGCCGTCCGCCGGTGCGCACAAGGCGCCCCATGACTCGCATGGCTTAGTCGGACCCCCATAGCAGTGGCCTCCGGCAGGATCAACCGGAATTGAGCAAGGAGTACGGCCGGTGGGACTTCCCTCAAGGGGAAGTACCAATATCCGTCCGGGGTTTGGTCGAGGTGTTGGGCCTGCCTTACCCCCGAGGGGTCCGCCTTTCGGCGTTTCCTCGGGAGCGCACATTGCTGTGACCCGAGCTGGAGGGCGGGGTTCATCGTGGGTGCTTTGCACCCTGTCCCCCCGACGCCGCCGTCTTGGCGCTCGGGTTTTGTCGCGCCCTGTTCGGGCGCTCCATCCAATAGGGGGGAACCCCACCGATACAAAATTTTTGCAAAACCCCTCCCAGGGCATATTTTTAAAAAAGAAGCTGTCAAAAAGCACCAATAAAATGCACAATTTTAGACATAAAAATGACAAAAAATTTTTGCATGGTAAAAGGGAGGAAAAGGATGAGAAGCAGAAAACCCGAGACCACCAAAGCAAGACACCCATGTTGAGCCCACCATCATGCCCAACCCAAGACTCCCTTAGCCACCCACCCCACGTAGCACGGTAGGATTACCAAGACAACACATATCGGGAGCCCCCCTCCACAAAGGGAATCACGAACCCATGCCATCAACCACAAGGAAGGAATCACCATAAGAAGCCAGCTCCAAAAACGTCAGAAAGGTTAAGAGAGTGGCGAAGGGAAAACCCCTCACAGCTTCAGTATCTCGGGCACAACGCTTATCCTCGAGACCGGTGTGGGTATCGTGTTGGTGACCGCCAGCTCGTCAACGGCTTTGCTTACGCGCTCTATCGCACCCTCCGCAAAGACACCGTGCGTAGCCGCGACAAAGACCTTCTCCGCCCCCATATCCCTGAGCAGGTTTGCCGCCCTGATCATTGTCCCGCCGGTGCTTATGATGTCATCGACTATGAGCACGTTCTTCCCTTTAACGTCCACATCGACCGGTTCCATCCTGACCTCCGTCGGGGAGACGCGGACCTTGTGGAAGTGGCTGTACTCAAGGCCCAGCTTTTCGGCAACGGCCTTCGCCCTCATCAGAGCACCCTTATCTGGGGCGAGGACAACGCCCTCACCGAGCTTCTCCCCGAAGTAGTCGGCGATGACCCCCGCAGGGGAGAGGTTGACCGCCTTACCCGGGAAGAACTTGAGGGTCTCGGGGTTGTGGAGGTCGAAGACGTAGAGCTCGTCGTAGTAAACCGCGAGGGTTCTCATCACAGCCCTCACGCTCACCGGCTCCCCTTCCTTCGTGACCCTGTCCTGTCTTGAGTAGGCAAAGTACGGAACGACCGCCCTTAGCCTCTGAACCCCCCTCTCGCGCAGGGCATCGGCGAGGAGGATCATCTCGACCAGGTGCTCGTCCTGGGGTTTGAAGGTGGACTGAACGAGGGTAACTTCCTCCGAGGAGCCAAGAACCCTGACGTATTTCTCCCCGTCGGGGAACCGCTTTATCTCGACATCGAGAACCCTGCCGCCGAGGGCCTTAATTTCGTCCTCCAGATGCCTGGCACCGCTTCCAATCACGAACATGAGCATCACCCCTGTTTGCCATTGGAATGTTCAATACCTCCCTTAAAAACCCACCGTTATACCAGGAGGACGGCAATTATGCCCGCGAGGAAAATGCCGTCGAAGGTGCCGGCGCCTCCTATGCTGACCATCGGCGCGCCGAGGTTCTTGATCCTGTTCCAGTTCATCAGGTCGGCACCTATCAGGACGCCGAGGGTCCCGCTGATGTAGGCAACGGCGTTCGGGTTGCTCCCACCGAGGAGCCAGCCGAGGAGTATGGCCATCAGGGGCGGCAGGAAGAGGGGCATGGCTATTCCAAGGCCCCTGACAGGTCTGGCAACGGCATGGCTGAAGAGGGAGGCTATGAGAACCGCCAGAAATGTGTTGAACAGGAGGGCCCACTTGCCGAAATACACCATCCTAAATATCTCATAGACGGCCACGCTTATGGGAACGATGGCCCCTCCAACGTTTATGGCGATGATTATGCGCCTCTCCTCCCAGTCAAAGAACGGAACTGGATAGGCTATTCCAAAGAACCGAACCTCCCTCACCCTCACGACCGGCTCGTAGGACGTTTCTTCCGCGATTGGTATGTTCAGGAAGCTTCCCACGAGTGCAAAGATGAAGAGCGCATATGCGACGTCCGGGGGAATTCCCAGCTTCTCAAACGCGGCCATAACGACCCCCGAGAAGAACACGAAGATGATGATGAAAAGAGCACCTATAACCAGGAGCACGGGGAGTGAAACGGGCGGGATTATGAGGCGACGTCTGTTCATCCTGCACCACCGTGATGGACCGCCACCCTTCAGGGGCTCGAAATTTCCGCGACCACCAATGAAAGGGCTGAAACGGAGTATATAAAACCTGCGCCGGCTTCCCGGGAATCGGAGGATATAGAGGGAACTCCGAAAAAACGGACGGCGGGGAAAACTTTAAGTCCACCTTACCCAAACCAGTTGAGGAGGTAGAGCCGATGAAGATTATCTGGTATGGACATGCGTGCTTTTGGGTCGAGACCAACGGTGTGAGACTCCTCATCGACCCGTATCCCGAGGTGGACGATGACAGGATAGGCGAGGTTGACTACATACTGATAACCCACGAACACGTGGACCACTACGGCAAGGTGGAGCTCCTCTCGCGACTCCGCGACGCCACGGTGATAGGGCCCAAGCCGGTTTACATGACCGCCATCAGCGACGGTGTGACGAAGGTCAGGGAGATAGAGGACGGCCAGACCATCGAGCTCGAGAACGGCGTTAAGGTGACCGCCTTCTACATGGAGCACCCCTCGAGCCAGTACCCCCTGGGCTACCTGATAGAGGGGGACAAGTCCCTCTTCCACACGGGCGATACATACTCCACCCCCGTCCTCCAGAGACTCCGCGGAAGGGTGGACGTTCTCCTGGTGCCGATAAGCGGCCGTTCAACGGCCAACGAGCGCGAGGCGGCCCAGATTGTCGAGGACATGCGCCCTCGCCTCGTCATACCCATGCACTACGGCACCTATGGAACCGGAAGCCCCGAGAAGCTCAGGGATGAGCTCCAGAAGAAGCGCATCTGGACCCTCGTCAGGCCCCTTGAACTCTACGAAGAGTTCACCCTTTAGCGGTGAAGCGGATGCTCTCAACGGGGGTCAAATCACTTGACGAGCTTCTGGGCGGGGGCATCGCCCCCGGCGTCCTGACCCAGATTTACGGGGGTTTCGCCACGGGGAAGACGACGCTGGCGGTTCAGATAGGCCTTCTCAGCGGCGGAAAGGTTGCATACATCGACACGGAGGGCGGCTTCTCCCCGGAGAGACTGAGCCAGATGGCGACCGCGAGGGGACTGGATCCGGAGGGGGCCCTTCAGCGCTTCATTCTGTTCACCCCCTCGGATTTCAAAGAGCAGCGGCGCTCCATCGGGGGCCTGAAGAAGATCGTCGATGGGACGTTCTCCCTCGTCGTCGTTGACTCGATAACCGCCCACTACCGAGTCGAGGAGAACCGAAGGGGCCTGAGCGCGGAGCTTGGCAAGCAGCTCCAGGTGCTCCTCTGGATAGCGAGGAAGAAGGACATACCGGTAATAATCATCAATCAGGTTCACTTCGACAGCCGGGCGGAGAGGATGAAGCCCGTTGCCGAGCACACACTCAACTACAGGACGAAGGACATTCTCCGGCTGGATAGACTGAACGTTCCCGGCCTTCGGGTCGCCGTTCTGGAGAGGCACCGCTTCAGGCCGGAGGGGGGCATGGTCCACTTCAGGATAACGGAGAAAGGAATCGAAGAAGCCCTGAGCGGCGAGGAGGATAAATAAAAGGGCTCAAACCCTCTCGTAAACCTCCTGCACTATTCTGAGAACCGCTTTGTAGAGCTTCTCGCTTATCGTGCCTTCCTCGTAGTGCTCCGCCAGCTTCTCCTTGTCGATTATCTCCTTCTTGCCGTCGGGCCACCTGACGATGTCCACCTCGAGGTCGATGTAGCGGGCCCTGTCCGGATATATCTCCACCGGCGTGTTTATGTTGTAGTACTCGCCCTTCAGGTTGCCGTCGCGGTCGTAGTAGCGGTGCACAAACCACCACTTTCCTTCCTCTATCTCCGTGATGACGTAGTCACCGAACTCTATCGGCAGGTCAAGACCATCGTAGAACTTTCCGGGCTTGAGGTGGCGCTTGAAGGTGACCCTGAGCGGGTTCATGGAGACCTCCTGAACTTCACCCGGCCCTATCTTTATCCTCTGACCGTCGGGTTTGTTGTGCTCGAGGCTGAAGAGCCAGCCCCTCCTCGGCCCTTTGTTGGCTACGATCGACTCCCAGAAGCCCTGCCTGACCTTCTCCCTCTGACCGGGTATCTTGGCCAGTATTCCCTCCGCTATCTCCACCGCGAACCCGAGTTCAAGGTCGTGGGCCTTCAGCTGGTGGTGGCCCTCAACCGTCGGAACCACCTTGTTCCGTATCTCGTCGAGCTTCTTCTTCGCCCCGCCACCGAACTCGACCTCGTAAATACTGCGTCCCTCAATCAGAAGGGACGGGGCCGCGTAGGAGTCAGCCCTCGCAAGAGTGTCGGCCAGCTTCGAGAGCGCCACTATCTCATCGCGAAGAAGGTTCCAGTCCTTGTAGGCGGCGGCGGTTCTCCACAGGATGCCCCACTCCCCGAGGTCAACACTCAGGCCCAGGATGCGGAGCCTCTCGCGCTCGCTCTGGTCCCTTATCTTCCGGGATATCTTGACGTGCCTCTGGGCACCAACGGGCTTCGGAATCAGAACCGCGTAGTCACCGGGGATCGTCAGGGTGACGCTCAG contains:
- the radB gene encoding DNA repair and recombination protein RadB, with translation MLSTGVKSLDELLGGGIAPGVLTQIYGGFATGKTTLAVQIGLLSGGKVAYIDTEGGFSPERLSQMATARGLDPEGALQRFILFTPSDFKEQRRSIGGLKKIVDGTFSLVVVDSITAHYRVEENRRGLSAELGKQLQVLLWIARKKDIPVIIINQVHFDSRAERMKPVAEHTLNYRTKDILRLDRLNVPGLRVAVLERHRFRPEGGMVHFRITEKGIEEALSGEEDK
- a CDS encoding MBL fold metallo-hydrolase, translated to MKIIWYGHACFWVETNGVRLLIDPYPEVDDDRIGEVDYILITHEHVDHYGKVELLSRLRDATVIGPKPVYMTAISDGVTKVREIEDGQTIELENGVKVTAFYMEHPSSQYPLGYLIEGDKSLFHTGDTYSTPVLQRLRGRVDVLLVPISGRSTANEREAAQIVEDMRPRLVIPMHYGTYGTGSPEKLRDELQKKRIWTLVRPLELYEEFTL
- a CDS encoding ribose-phosphate diphosphokinase yields the protein MFVIGSGARHLEDEIKALGGRVLDVEIKRFPDGEKYVRVLGSSEEVTLVQSTFKPQDEHLVEMILLADALRERGVQRLRAVVPYFAYSRQDRVTKEGEPVSVRAVMRTLAVYYDELYVFDLHNPETLKFFPGKAVNLSPAGVIADYFGEKLGEGVVLAPDKGALMRAKAVAEKLGLEYSHFHKVRVSPTEVRMEPVDVDVKGKNVLIVDDIISTGGTMIRAANLLRDMGAEKVFVAATHGVFAEGAIERVSKAVDELAVTNTIPTPVSRISVVPEILKL
- a CDS encoding ribonuclease E/G, with the translated sequence MSTDTGVTVRVRGIYSTALTKLFLDRGFGISQPSNRIVERFNLEKTYDEFDVDVYDKKDHHGVILVGTKVEEVREVLEDEFIDVFFRKLPYQLYGIYKGIVVQRDERYVYVDIGSAIGTIPVKDLPRAREGDELLVQVKKHNLLPQLSVTLTIPGDYAVLIPKPVGAQRHVKISRKIRDQSERERLRILGLSVDLGEWGILWRTAAAYKDWNLLRDEIVALSKLADTLARADSYAAPSLLIEGRSIYEVEFGGGAKKKLDEIRNKVVPTVEGHHQLKAHDLELGFAVEIAEGILAKIPGQREKVRQGFWESIVANKGPRRGWLFSLEHNKPDGQRIKIGPGEVQEVSMNPLRVTFKRHLKPGKFYDGLDLPIEFGDYVITEIEEGKWWFVHRYYDRDGNLKGEYYNINTPVEIYPDRARYIDLEVDIVRWPDGKKEIIDKEKLAEHYEEGTISEKLYKAVLRIVQEVYERV
- a CDS encoding DUF1614 domain-containing protein, which translates into the protein MNRRRLIIPPVSLPVLLVIGALFIIIFVFFSGVVMAAFEKLGIPPDVAYALFIFALVGSFLNIPIAEETSYEPVVRVREVRFFGIAYPVPFFDWEERRIIIAINVGGAIVPISVAVYEIFRMVYFGKWALLFNTFLAVLIASLFSHAVARPVRGLGIAMPLFLPPLMAILLGWLLGGSNPNAVAYISGTLGVLIGADLMNWNRIKNLGAPMVSIGGAGTFDGIFLAGIIAVLLV